ACACCCGACAGCCACATTGAAAAACAAGGATGAAAGACAGTAGCTCTGTGTTTATCtccagtcagtttttttttttttttattaaaacagacgaaaaaaaaaaatatgactgaGTTCCtgtacaaatatacattttccaCTCAAGCACAGGACTTTGTACACAACTTTTTTGGTGAAACCcacaaaaaagtttaaataatcCTTTTTGGCACAGTAGTGTGTCCATACTGTACAGTGAGGGACTTTAGAGGGACTTTCATATGTACATAACAAGGTTTAAAGAGAGTACATTGTACTTTGTATTAAATGCATACAATAATCCAGAATCAAATTGTGATCAAAGTTAATATagaatatttatacatttacagtttgatttataTGACTGTTATATTGTATCTACATGAGTATAATTTCAGCTCTCAAgcgaaaaaaaataacatgattCTTCGTATAGTTTAGTATCTGTAACATGCATGTAACCGTTTAATCATTCTTCAGCTATTCTTTTTTATCACTGAATGTATAATAGGAACTTGGGGTGCTCCATTCAATAGATAATATTGTTTATGTTCAAGTGGACATGAAAGGAGTTAGGAGCTTTCTTTTTTGCTACAGAAGGAAAGACAGTCACAATAAATATGACCCAGTCTGCTTCAGTGATAATTCTTGTTTGCTTTGATACAAAACACATTCACGTGAAATGAAAGAGACAACATTTTCCTGACCGCTCTCTGTTGGCTTTAGGGGCCTTGTAGGAAATTCAGAGGTTAGTTTGGGTAAGAAAGAACTGTATCGAGAATAAAAACTGAGCTGAGAGCTGAGGGAGCTCTCACCTTCATACAGCTCTGgaaattcatttgaaattgtTGAATTTTGTAAAGTGAGAGAAATGGTCAGACAAAGCATGATGTTGGGGGAAGGAGACTTGAGATACTAACTGACCATCTGGAAAGCAGTTCTGATGGAGTATACTGGTATATAACAGAGTTGATAGGACAAGACATCCAGGGACAAACATTTGCTGGCCTGAAAATGGCCCATGATTCATGCAGTGATGATAGCATTTTGCTTACAATTATAATTATCATTGTCAATAATATCAGTCTGCTCATGCACATTACCCTgatgtaatgaaaaaaacatgtcttataACTGCCCCGTAGTTGTATCTATGTATGTaaatacttttgattttatttgtccAGGTTCCGAGATGTCTGTCTTTGATATTTACCAATACGCTACAGGTGAATGTAGTTCtgtttgtggtgctcaaagcttTCTAAGTCAGTTTACAGGGATATACCTGCATAGTGTTTATATGTAAGTGTTTGGGAGATTGTCACCTCTGCTATTTAGTGATGAAAGCACAGATAGCATTATCATCCAGTTTCCTAGGACACCAAGGCTTATGTTCTTAAAATAGATGAGAGTAAGTCTGGTTGCTTATAACAAAACTCACAAGTTAAaacttgacacatttttaacagcCAATGGAATAACGACTGCttggaacaaaagaaaaatgaagaggCGATTAATCGGCCAATATACCCAATTACAAAATCCATTGAGAGTTTCTAACTAAGACTAGGGGTAACCAGTGCTACACTCGTTGCAGAAGGTTTGTGGACCGCTCATTTTTGCAGTTGAGAGTTTCGCCAATGATTTGAGAGCTAACTGCCTGCTCGCCATGAACTGCCCCTGaaagctaatgctaagctagtGACTAGGTGTACAGGTGGAGTAAAATGGTATCTGTTGGACTTTAAATCAGCAGGATAACAGGTTGGGATATGTGAGCAAGAGAGTCTTGGCACATGGTGCCCATCTAGCTTGAGACTGTCCGAGTAAAACATCCTTTGGGATGGCTACATGTGCATCTTTGGACATTGTTCTAATTCCCATGCTAGTATAGTTGATTGCCTGTTTAGCTGTGCTagtcttctttttaaaaaataaatcaaacaatgtgGAACAATGTGTTCCAGAGAGCATGACAAAGTGATTTACAAAATACAGTAATCACCTTCAACTGGCAAAAGCCCTTGAGGAAAGATAGTGGATTCCAGCACAATTTAACAATGCTTTATTTTTATGTCAAAATTTTCCTTGTGAGCAGTTTTTGACACTAAGCTGCCATGTTCATTAAGTTATTTATTGTGACCATTTCATACTAGTAGATAATAATAAAGTGAGTTGTGGTTTTCACAAGTTCCTGAAATATTTCCAATTTAGAAAACTGTctacacaaaaaatacacagctacacacacctATATTTTGACATAATTCTTACAGTCAAATATATGGAGGAAAACAATTGTGATGGAAATAGTAATGAAGTTTGACTAATTGTAGTGGTAATCGtagtcaaaaaaatgtatacaccATTTTACAGCCCCGTCTTTTTGGGCCACAGTGAATCACATGACGATTTAATTACACggtttggccactatgaaaaGCCGCTAAATGCAGACAAAAGGAAATTGCCCTTTTACATGCCTGATTAAAATCCTTATACTTAATTCAACTTGTtaattcagttatttatttgtctttttaaactgtattttcaaaCAGACTTTCAATaatattattcatttatgaattcattaatgtgtttttgaatgatGTATACTTATTGACtgctaaatgttgtttttgtaaatcccTCTCTAATATTAAGTATTGATTGACTGATATATATGTAATTTGTAAATTAtgtttataatttattttcttattgccctaaaaatatcaaataataaaTTACTTTATAATCTAGCGCATTCATTAATAGATGGATAAATTAATTTGTAATCTTATGTATTAATGCCTATTTTTGTTGTACAATTAGTCAAATGCTTTACTACTCTTTCCCTGACACTTGTGGTCCTCCATAGAAATACCCCTAGTccattatactgtatataatggCTTGTATTACAGATATGCATATCATAGAATAGTGGACTATTGGCTTTGGTATCTAGGTCTGGGCCCTGTGGAGGCCCTGAGTGCTTTGTGTGGATTGTGTGGACTGTCCTAAAACACAATAATCATATATGTTATGCCTAAACCTCACAGTATGTTGTGGAATTAGTGATCACACGCACTGTAGTCTGTAGAAGAAAGATATGTAAGTAACTTTGGCTTTGAACACAACAATTAGAAGCTCCATTCCAATATCAAGGCTATGTTGAACTCCCCCACCATGCAGAGAACTGGAATCAAGAAGTGTCATGGGAGCAGAGTGACGCAGTGGTGAGACTCACAAAATTagctgaaagaagaaaagaggaaatgtaTGTATTGACTGGAGTGAATCTGATTTACCAACGAGGAATGGAGAAGAATGGGAGATGAGGCACAAGGACAGGATTCATTTTGCTCAGTGACTCTACCTGTTGGTTAGCTGTGGCTGGCAGGCAGCAGGTCAGATATAAATGGAGCTCTGCCCCAAACCCCCATGAACTGTGACTAATGTCATGCTCGTTGTGGAAGAGAACATAAATGAAATTTGTTGTATTCTCAACAGTAAAGGGCATTTTTGATCATTATACTGGGCATGTAAGTCTATTACCAAAGGCACTCTTCATGGATTATTATGGATCTAATTGGGTTAGAGTTTTAATGTCTTATGGGTGAGAGAGGTGATTTTCTCACTTTATTGTATTATGATTGAATGAGTCACATAAAACTCATTTAAACTCAAAACAACAGTTTTAGCATAAGAGATAGATtgctgagaaaaacaacataaataaccTGTTCCCACTCCCAATTTATCAAATATGGCAacttggtcagtggccttaagcttcaaactattATATAAACCATTGTATACTTTTTATATCACTTTTAGAGGTCAAGTGAGAAATAATATATTAACATGCAATATGCTGTAGGAAGTGATGCTGGAGGGGTGACTACAGCATCAAACTGAGAAACATAGGGTCACTGACCAAGCTGCAGTATTTGCTGTGTTTAGAGTGAGAACAGTCTGATATAACACGTTTTATTTAGTATCACATTCATACAGTTTTTCATTCTGTGATTAAAAAGAAGATACACGTGAAACaggataaaataaacaaataaaatgtaaaccaTCACAATGCGGTACTTTCTTGATAGGGCCTCTAGTCAGCCCTGTAacaatctttaaaaatgtcagtccTCCATGATCCTGTGAATTcaatttcatgaaaaaaaagtattgtaaATGACACATCTCTCTGCATTCTCTTCTAACTTTGATATGTTAGATATAAATAAGATGAACATGAGATGTGACGTGAGGTGAATTCACTCTAAAACTACTGACACGCTGTTTTTAAGTCGGCACAGAGAAAAAGGAATTCAGTATCATATACTGTGTGGCCATGTTACAGCGTGTGACACAGGTACTGTATTGATGGAAATATTCAGCATATGTTTAAACAATCTGAGCCATTCATCCAAATTTTATACTCTAACAACCTACAGTTGAACCACTTTAATAGGTTTAGTCTTTTGGGTGTCAGGTTTTTTTGATTTGCAGGTGTCAAGTGCTGTACTGTAGTGCTGTATGTTGGAAGGTGTTCCAGctcattaaatgtataaatgatcCTGTGAAAGCCAGTAGTGTTATTTTTATACTATTCCCTAGTCTAACCTCTTCAGCTGCATCAGTGAGCAGTTAATTATCTTTTGCTAAGAGTATGAAGTTGCACTGTTATGCTTTCAGTGTTAGTTAGTGTGGCACACACCTTCAATTTCTTCTGATCTTGTTCAGTCCTTGGCTTGTGCAATCATATCCCTCCATAAACAATATACTGCTGCTTCAGTCCCAAcacctctttgtctttcacaaTCACGGTCCTTCAAACACCTCCATCAACACACAGAAGTTTGTTCCTATTTTGATGTAAAGTACAAAGCAAGGATTCTCCAGGAGTTAAATAAAGATTCCATCAGATTTTGTATGGTGAGAATATATCTAGATAATATAACTGGATCTTGATCAAAGTTTAACTCTTGGCTTCAGCAGGATGCCATGTCCTGAGGCTGTCTTGGTCCTGTCCTCTGTGTGATTCTACGTATTCTACACAGTCTGGAAAGCTTTGGTTTGCGCAGGGATCATAACTGGAGTTGCCCCCATGCGGGTCAGGTTCCCAGAACTCAGTTTAGGGGGAGGGCTGGGTTTGGAGTTGGAGGTAGACGTGGAGGTTGGTGTTGAACGGGGTTCAGGAGTCTTGGGAGCTGTCTGAATGTAGCCAGGTGAAGACCGAGGCAAGGTGGAGGCTTGGCAGTTTACTTTGTGGGCAGCCACAGCTGGAACACAGGCTCTTTGGCCCCTAAACCCCATGTTATGCATCATGGactgggtggaggaggtgcCTGAGCGAGAGCTGCCGGAGCgggatgaggagagggagtTGGGCTTCATCAGCTTGGCTTTGGGAGCCTCTGCATCCTCCCTGAAACGAGTATATGGTTATGTGATTCCAAAGAGTGCTCTCAACAGATCCAATGAACATTACCAGTTAAGTGAAAGTGAATCGGACTTAAACACTGAagagaaaaagtcaaattaaatttaGTTCACGCAAAGTAGATGTTTGCTTAAGCAATATCCAGTGATTCTGAGACTgtcaagagaaaataaaaggtaTAGTCACGTTTGAGTGGATTatcccttttcatttttgttatcGCTTAACATAATAttgtcacaacaaaaaaacccatcagtgATTCAAATGTTAGTTCATACTGCCAACCCATAGTGGGTGGCAATATCCATTACTACTTCCCTTTCCCTATCATAACTGTAAGACTTCAGGTTTCGGGTATGATCACGTCATTATGACTGGCTGAGAAAGTCTTTCACCACTGTACCTGATTTCATTTGgggtctcttcttcttcatatttCTTCATCTCCTTTTTGCGGAACACCAACCAGATGATGAGTATGATGAGGAGGACTCCAAATGACACACCAACCACTGCCCCTGCTAACACACCCATTCCTCTGACATCTACACACgtgtaaacacaaaaatgacaacaacaaaaaacacacatacaaacacacacacacacacacacacacacacacacacaagttggGGAAGAAAGAGCATACTGATGTTGAACTCCAAAGTAAAATGCAAAATTAACACATGTACTGTTGTGTTCTTTTATTTGGTTAAAAAGAGTAATTACGGAGAATTGtactgtttcacattttgttcacaaGTTGCACCCCTAGACCTTAGTCCTACATCAGTTACTTTGATTCTCAGTGCTCTATTTTCTTACATCTAGCCATTATAGGACTTTGAGGGTTAGTTTTGCATTATTTCTGGTAGACTGGTGATTGATGGACCTGATCAATATTAAGGGCAGTAAATCATGCAGGTTGCAGCTGCAGTTTGCAATACAGCTGTTGTTTGTGGTGAGTGGTAGTCAGTGTTATCCAGAGCAGACTGCATACGAGGGGTTATTATTGCATGTTTATATGGATAAAAgcaaacatacaaatacattattGAACACAGAAAAGGTTTTATTTGCTCAAAGGAGAAAGCAAAATCTAATTTCTAATTTCTCTAAAATCTAATTTCTCTTCAAAATATTACttaacaaaatatatcaaattatATTTCTTGTGTGTACCAAATCTACCTTTGTTCACTCGGGAATGAGGCACAAAAATACACCATAGACTACCACAGAACACTGCACATTGGTGTTAGTTGCAGTTTTCTATTCTGACTTGTCAAAGTGCTACAGTGgcagtcaggttttttttgttcttttttgtcttttccccctcccttcttccccACCTGGtcctttgtgtgtctgtgggtgtggcAGCAGTGTGATGCCTGTTTCTCATCAGCTCATCTTCCTCTGGCTATATTACTCTGGTCTTTCAACTACTCTGGTGTCAGAGTGTTCCGTGCCGTATAGTGACTATAGCCAATATCTGCATTTGGGTCTAGACAAAAACCACACCGTAACAGAACAACCTGGCCAAATGGACCCACTGGAGACTGAACACATGCATCATGCCATCCCCTCACAAGGAGTCATTGTTGGACACCATTAGTAGACCCTCCAGGAAATGATGGATGCACTTTGTGGCTTTAACCTCCAGCGTAACACAACTGGGATGCTGCATGGACCAGATATACACACAACTGTTCTACCTTGCTGCTGATGCCAACCACTTACAAGCCCCTCCTGCACCCTCACTTGCACCTGTGGCTATTTCCACTTGTTAGCCATTAATCCCCATTCCAGCTAGGTTTTCCAGTGTTAGCTTGTTGTAAGCGATTTTTACACTAGTGCTTGTTAGTCTTTGACCAGAAGCCTTTGACTTACTCCACTGACAAAGCAAAAATTGCTTTTGTTAAAGCTTATTGTGTGATTAGGGCCTCTCAGTGGTCTCAGCTGAAATGCTAAAAATATTCGATCTACAGAGGTATCCAAATGGCTGCTTTCTCTGAGGCAAGGGGGAAGGAAGGATGAGGGCCACTAGAGTTACACCAGCTACACTATATTGCCAGATGTATTcactcacctgccttgactcacATATTAAGTTAATCCATAGGGTTTGATATGGCAGaggtccaccctttgcagctacAACAGCTCCAACTCTTCTGGAAAGGCTTACCAGAAGGTTTAGGAGTGtttttatgggaatttttgaccattcttccagaagcgcatttgtgaggtcacacactgatgttggacaggaaggcctggctctcagtctctgctctaattcatcccaaaggtgttctgtcGGGTTGaagtcaggactctgtgcaggccagtccagttcatccacaccaaactctctctccatgtctttatggaccttgctttatgcactggtgcacagttATGTCCTACCACCTTttggctgagttgctgtcgttcCCAATCGTTTCCACTTTGtttataataccactgacagttgactgtggaatatttatgAGTGAGGAAATTTcacaactggacttgttgcacaggtggcatcctatcacagtaccatgctggaattcactgagctcctgagagcgacccattctttcacaaatgattgtagaaacagtctgcatgcctataggtgcttgcttttatacacctgtggccattggaacacctgatttcaattatttggatgggtgagtgaatacctttggcaatatagtgtatctcTCAGCCCAGACATCCAGCAAAAGTGCCTCTTACCCATTCTGCCACAGCCCCTCCTACACTAACAACCCAGATGCGCTTCACCCCAGCTGAACACCAGCCCAGGTTCAAAGGCTTTGCCTCTACTGTGGTAAAACCGGTCACGTCATCTCCCTCTGTGCTCATCTGCCAAAAAGTGCAAGTCAAAAAACTGTAATTATCACCTTGTGTCAACTAGCAAGAGGGAGAGTATGTTGAGGCCACAAAAGAGATTTGGTGGCCTTCAGTATACGCTGACATCAAGGATTTTGTCTCTGCCTGCTCCATCTGTGCCTGTGGCAAAGCGTCCCATTGTGCCCCCGCCGCCTGTCTTGACCACTGACGGGGCCCCACTGACCCTGATCCCACATTGAAGGCAACACAACTATACTCACTATTGTGGACAGATACTCCaaaactgtacattttgttCCCCTGCCTAAACTCCCATCTGCTATAGAGACCGCTAACCTGCTAGTCAGGGGACCACAGTTTATTTCCCAGGTCAAGAGGGGTCTTTTTGTAGTCCAAAAGGCGTGGGTAAACCGGGACTTGGAGTCTGCACTGCGTTTCTGCCAGTCATCCCAACTCCTGGTCCACTCATCTACCATGGGTTGAATCACACACATCTCCCTGGTCAGTTCCGCCACAGGTATGTCACCATTCATAGCACCTAATGGCTTCCAGCCTCCGATGATTCCCCAGCAGGAAGGTGATGTGGAGGTTCTGTCAGTCCAGGTGGAGATGTCACCAGGTTTGGCaggctaaatgctaaatgcCCTCCTCAGTCCAGCTGCATGGAACCAACGCCTGGCTGACAGACACAGCACACAAGCCCAAGTGTGGCTTTCTTACAAAGATCTTTCCCTCCAAAAGGACTTGCGTAAGTGGGCACCCAGGTATATTGGACCTTTTGAGGTAGTCAAAACAATTAACCTGCGGTGGCCCTACCCAAACTCACTCCAGCACTCAAGGTGCACCCCTTTTTCATGCTTAAGCCTGTTTCTTACAGGCCGTGTTACTCCAGCCAACTATGCCTGCCAGCCTGCCTGCATGCATACCTGCCTGCCTTCCAGCCTGGCCTTCTTATCAACAATTTCCAAAGAGAATCCTGTTGAACAAGCAAATGTCTTTACACCCTGACTTCCTGCCTCCAATCTCCGCATTTGGGTTAAGAGAAAAATCCCACTGCAACACCATAGAACCGCTGAAAAGTGTACCGACTGTGAAAACAGATTAACATTGACTGGATCTGGATTTTCATCAGGACCTGCATCCAACTGTTCTCTTTCCTAGATGCCTGACTCCTACATATACCAGATTGTTTTCATCAGGATCATAGCATTATTGTCTGACAAATTaacacaatgttaaaaaaaagtgagaaaacaattCTGGATCTTTCCCTTTATCTGGATAACACCAAGTTAACGGGGTTTATTCAGGGCTGAGACTcatccatccaagtttggtggaaatattcagtagtttttatgtaatcctgctgacaaaccaaccaacaaacagacaggggTAAAAACATGGGCTGCTTGGCGGAGGTTATAAACCCAAAACAGTTTTGGTTTCTGTCACAAATTCCCCTCGTCTCGAGCTCTCTGCTTGGCTTCACTGAAATTGACCTCTTTGCAGTATTTGTGGTGTTGAGAATTTTACATGCAAATATCACACAAACAATATGGCTTGCTTATGGTAAATTGAACTTACAGACTGCATGTCCCAGATAAGGACACACATGACCCTGTCAGCATTAACCGGTATAcaactgctggagctggagagagtAATGCAACACAAATATTTTGCTCATGTTTGGTCTAAATGCACCAAAAGAAAGTAGCCATGTCTCACATCCTCTGCCTGGTACATGTGGTGTTCTACTCAGTGTGCACATGGCTGCACAGTTCTCAGTATTTGTCAATAAGCTATCTCTGGGGATTCCTCTGTCTGCATAGCACCTGTCACACTAGTTGTATGAGGCTGGCTGCACTCAACCATAGGGATTTTATCCTCCACAGTTGAGAAATCTCAGTTGGAGATTTGCAATGCCTCTTAGTCttcccccattttttttaattctctttgGTTTTAACACAAGCCTGTGCCTTTACTCATAGAATCTGGAGTACATAAATAATATTTTCCACTCACAATGCATCTTGACCTCCACTGTGCAGCTCTCCTCGCCCACATCATTGCTGGCTGTACATTTGTAGACCCCAGTGCTGTCCTTGGTCAAGTTCTTCAAAGTCACAATCTCTGGGTTTTTCAAATCTGATAGAAccaacaaagagaaaacaggaatTTAGTGTattcttgtctctctctctctctctctctctctctctctatatatatatatatatatatatatatatatatatatatatatatatatatatatatatatatgtatatatatatatatacagtatatatactgtaGCATTTTGTTGGTATTGCAGTTGTACATTTTAAACTTACATGGATCAGACTTTAACTCGGTATAACTGACAagcagacacatacagtatttccCAGAATGTGAGATGACTTACCTATCAGAGCAAGTGCAGGCAGCTTGCCAACATACTTGCCCTTGTCCGTTACCCTCTCCCACTTGTAGTAGATGGGATCAGAGCCATCAGCAGACTTGCAGCTCATCTTAACATCACCGCCCTCCAATAGCTTGCCCTCCATCCAGCACCGCGGCTTTGACGGCTTCACTGCAGATGGACAATtggatacaaacacaaatacaaatatccTGACATATTGTTTCTACCCTTTCTCCAGTGAATATTGTAAAAAGTAAAACGTATCAGGTATCAAAAACTTTAATTCATCAATGCAGAGGGATGCTGCGTTTGTAAGGCTATGCATTGAATGGCAAGAAAGAAATCAGTTATGGATAGTGTTGGGGTTGGGTCGCAAAAAATCTGTTACACATTacaaaaaatcatgaaaaagaACTGCATTACTTATTTACTATCTGTAGAAGGAAATTTGTTACACTACAGGGTTAGCTTAGTCAAActacactgctcacaaaaattaaagggacactttttttattgggcctggtgtgaaatcagttaaacctgtctgataattttctggttggttaagcagctgagggcatcgttaatcactttcagctgtattggtgttcatggaattaacaacaggtgcaccacagtggcaacaattagaaaaccctcaaaacaggactggttttacatgtagaggtcatttcaagtttctccctcttgatcttttttggcggatttttcactcatgctggtTTTGGCTTGAGTAATTATCTCTACTGGCAGTATGAGTATGCACAGGTTGTCCAacttctccaggatggcacatccacacgtgctgcagcaagaaggtttaatgtgtctcccagcacaatctccagaacatggaggagatttcaggagactggtggttattctcggagagctggacagggccgtagaaggtcctcaagccatcagcaagactgatacctgctcctttgtgcaaggcggaacaggctgagcactgctcgtgccctacagaatgacctccagagggccactggtgtgaatgtctctacccaaacaatcaggaacagacttcatgaaggtGGCCTGAGGGCCCGACGTCCTGTAGTGggccctgtgctcactgcccagcaCCGTAGAGCTCGACTGGCATTTGCTGAAGAACACCGGAATTGGCAAGTCCGCCACTGGTGccctgtacttttcacagacGAGAGCAGGTTCACCCTGAGCACCTGTGATAGATGTGAAAGAGTCTagagaagacaaggagaacgttatgctgcctgcaacgttgttcaacatgacaggtttggtggtgggtcagtgatagtctggggaggcatatccatggagggacgcacagacctctactgcctaggaaatggttctctgactgccataaggtatcgagatgaaatccttcaacccattgtcagaccctacgctggtgcagtaggtcctggtttcctcctaatGCACAACAATGCCCGGCCTCGTGTGGCAAGAGTATGCAGGCAgtacctggaggatgaaggaattgaAACAATTGAATGGCCTTCACAATCCCCTGACTTAAACCCAATAgaacatctgtgggacattatgttTCGGTCCATTAGGCGCCGCCAggttgctcctcagactgtacaacagctcagggatgccctcacacagatctgggaggaaatgccacaagacaccatccgtcgtctcattaggagcatgccgcgacgttgtcaagcatgcatacaagctcgtgggggccacacaagatactgaaaagcattttgagttgcagaaattaagtctttgaaaaaatggactagcctgccacatcttcatttcactctgattttagggtgtctacacaattgagccctctgtaggctgaaaacttttatttccattaaaagacttgGCATCCTTTTGTTCCTAAGACATTGCCCTGTCGTCATTTGTATAGATATCCAACTTCATATTGAGATCTgatgtatctaatgtgtttctttaaagtgctcctttaatttttgtgagcagtgtatatGACCCTAGCCCTTGGGCCTCATTTATGAAACTATGCAAAGGATTTGTGTCAAAAAGTTGG
This sequence is a window from Acanthopagrus latus isolate v.2019 chromosome 13, fAcaLat1.1, whole genome shotgun sequence. Protein-coding genes within it:
- the LOC119031964 gene encoding CXADR-like membrane protein: MPVPPLIALFLVLLGVLTTCAQTEMKKVVGDNATLPCHHQFWVGDDPTLDIEWLLLKPTNRQRVVITYFAGRVFDPNEAEHGRVTFAGEYLKGDASLLISDLSLTDSGEYSCKVKTGAQYHWSTISLIVLVKPSKPRCWMEGKLLEGGDVKMSCKSADGSDPIYYKWERVTDKGKYVGKLPALALIDLKNPEIVTLKNLTKDSTGVYKCTASNDVGEESCTVEVKMHYVRGMGVLAGAVVGVSFGVLLIILIIWLVFRKKEMKKYEEEETPNEIREDAEAPKAKLMKPNSLSSSRSGSSRSGTSSTQSMMHNMGFRGQRACVPAVAAHKVNCQASTLPRSSPGYIQTAPKTPEPRSTPTSTSTSNSKPSPPPKLSSGNLTRMGATPVMIPAQTKAFQTV